A stretch of the Acidimicrobiales bacterium genome encodes the following:
- a CDS encoding IPT/TIG domain-containing protein: MAPSAEQRRGPAARARRAGPRLLGAALALAAVAASPAAAGAEPGPVALVAVGAPARLPRSARPGGALGARRILQVGVALRPRDPAGLAAYAAAVADPGSRLYRHFLTPAAFARRFGPTEAAVAAVTRGLRAAGLEVGRVPANRMVVPAAGSAARVEAAFHVRLERYRLPGRQEGWAATSAPLLPARWAGDVASVLGLDNLVVPHALLARPAHPPARARLAPRVGGGGPASTTPRACAAATAAARAAGGWTDTQVAAAYGLSGLFARGGLGAGQRIALYELEPFSRHDLATFERCYFGADRTSQVTTVPVDGFDLSGSGSGESILDLENLVALAPQAQVLVYEAPNTTFGALDEYNAIVSQDAANIVSTSWGQCESALQVAAPGAQQLENYLFEEAAAQGQTVFAATGDTGSDDCAGTPFASNVPVKPYLSVDDPAAQPYVVAVGGTSLSRDDPPLAGAETVWNDGANWGGTGGGISTTWPSPAWQADSGVPGVDPTANRQVPDVSASADEWRGITVYSSSFGPTPRLGADAPRRPRRSAGWTTLGGTSSATPIWAAMMADTASSPACASLSTTAAGPTLGFLAPLLYRAAALDYPGDFNDVTRGSNDVFGLGQGYSAGPGYDLATGLGSPVLTRPAGGGLADTLCALATGSSLVVPPRPTVTGLSPAYGPSGGGTAVTITGSGFPAGDPGALRVDFGAAPAQVTSVGASSVTVVAPPSTRSPSAASFAGAGPVDVTVTVLAKDAIATSAPGPAATYDYVAESGSSPVPVVTGIGPSGGNVAGGNTVDVFGAGFLVGGPVSVTFGGVPASDVHVVSDFELTATVPPESSATSCASGPGFDPATLCQVQVVVAGAGGTSPTAPILPSLSGPVVFTPAGVVDPTPETEVAPAATEYDYAPAPTITSISPNPADASGSTPVTIHGSGFAFNSFEWVNFGPPSDPSSEQLQITEISSSTIMIDPPPAASSASAEPKPLAGGVSVQSVGGRSNVVRFAYAGIPLVRRIGAYGGPTTGGTLVRITGSGLAQVRDVAFIPFDVTSPSGAATSYDVRVVSDRSITVVAPSSLPGPVDVVPCSPTGCARRNPSVDTFVYFNPASPSLAAVHPRSGPAAGGTRVALFGDNLDGAVAVRFGRNLARRLAAGSGYPDGDPYLLVVSSAPGRAGASVPIRVVTRAGRTLTSPATTFRYLPSPPSPPVGLRVAIDGDRALLRWGAPLSDGGSPITGYAVSASAPGVPVLHWRVGPGARAAVASGLSVGAAYTFSVAAVNERHGVGPAARRGPVEVRFSADGYRLATSAGEVVGFGSLPALGGLVGSPPGARVVGIAATPSGQGYWLATAGGNVYAFGDASPHGGPAVHVAGIVADADGGGYWLFSPSGAVYAYGDAPAFGGARPRPSSPVVGLAPSSGGHGCWLLGANGSVEALGSAVRLGSPVLGAGDVAAAIAATPDGKGYWVATRAGAVYAFGDARSYGSAAGVADGPVVALAATPDGRGYWLATRTGAVYAFGDARYEGRAGSSAGSVVGLATN, from the coding sequence GTGGCGCCGAGCGCCGAGCAGCGCCGCGGGCCCGCCGCCCGGGCGCGCCGGGCCGGACCGCGGCTCCTCGGCGCGGCGCTCGCGCTGGCCGCCGTCGCCGCCTCGCCGGCGGCCGCCGGGGCCGAGCCGGGGCCGGTAGCGCTCGTGGCGGTCGGCGCCCCCGCCCGCCTGCCGCGCTCGGCCCGCCCCGGCGGCGCGCTCGGGGCGCGCCGGATCCTCCAGGTGGGGGTGGCGCTGCGGCCGCGCGACCCGGCCGGCCTCGCCGCCTACGCGGCCGCGGTGGCCGATCCCGGCTCGCGCCTGTACCGGCACTTCCTCACGCCGGCCGCCTTCGCCCGCCGCTTCGGGCCGACCGAGGCCGCGGTCGCGGCGGTGACGCGGGGGCTCCGCGCGGCCGGCCTCGAGGTCGGTCGGGTCCCGGCGAATCGGATGGTCGTCCCCGCTGCCGGCAGCGCGGCGCGCGTGGAGGCCGCCTTCCACGTGCGCCTCGAGCGCTACCGGCTCCCAGGCAGACAGGAGGGCTGGGCCGCGACCTCGGCGCCGCTCCTGCCGGCGCGCTGGGCGGGCGACGTGGCGAGCGTGCTCGGTCTCGACAACCTCGTCGTGCCGCACGCGCTCCTCGCGCGCCCGGCGCACCCGCCCGCACGGGCGCGCCTCGCGCCGAGGGTCGGTGGCGGCGGGCCGGCCTCGACGACGCCGCGGGCGTGCGCCGCGGCGACGGCGGCCGCGCGGGCGGCGGGAGGCTGGACCGACACCCAGGTGGCTGCCGCCTACGGCCTGAGCGGCCTGTTCGCCCGCGGTGGCCTCGGCGCAGGGCAGCGCATCGCGCTCTACGAGCTCGAGCCCTTCTCGCGGCACGACCTCGCCACCTTCGAGCGCTGCTACTTCGGCGCCGACCGCACCAGCCAGGTGACCACGGTCCCCGTCGACGGCTTCGACCTGAGCGGGTCCGGCTCGGGCGAGTCGATCCTCGACCTCGAGAACCTCGTCGCCCTCGCCCCCCAGGCGCAGGTCCTCGTGTACGAGGCGCCGAACACCACCTTCGGCGCCCTCGACGAGTACAACGCGATCGTCAGCCAGGACGCGGCGAACATCGTCTCGACGAGCTGGGGCCAGTGCGAGTCGGCGCTCCAGGTCGCCGCGCCCGGTGCCCAGCAGCTCGAGAACTACCTGTTCGAGGAGGCTGCCGCCCAGGGCCAGACCGTCTTCGCCGCCACGGGGGACACGGGGTCCGACGACTGCGCCGGGACGCCCTTCGCCTCGAACGTGCCGGTGAAGCCGTACCTCTCGGTGGACGACCCGGCTGCCCAGCCCTACGTCGTCGCGGTCGGCGGGACCTCGCTCAGCCGCGACGACCCGCCGCTCGCCGGGGCCGAGACGGTGTGGAACGACGGGGCCAACTGGGGCGGCACGGGCGGCGGGATCTCGACGACGTGGCCGAGCCCCGCCTGGCAGGCGGACTCGGGCGTCCCCGGCGTCGACCCGACCGCCAACCGCCAGGTCCCGGACGTGAGCGCGTCGGCCGACGAGTGGCGGGGCATCACCGTCTACAGCAGCTCCTTCGGCCCGACGCCGCGCCTCGGCGCTGACGCCCCGCGCCGGCCGCGTCGCTCGGCGGGGTGGACCACGCTCGGGGGGACCTCGTCCGCGACGCCGATCTGGGCGGCGATGATGGCGGACACGGCGAGCTCGCCGGCCTGCGCCTCGCTCTCGACGACGGCGGCCGGTCCGACCCTCGGCTTCCTCGCGCCCCTGCTCTACCGGGCGGCGGCCCTCGACTACCCCGGGGACTTCAACGACGTGACCCGGGGGTCCAACGACGTCTTCGGCCTGGGTCAGGGCTACTCGGCCGGTCCCGGCTACGACCTCGCCACCGGGCTCGGCTCGCCGGTCCTGACGCGGCCCGCCGGCGGCGGACTCGCCGACACCCTGTGCGCCCTCGCGACGGGCAGCTCCCTCGTCGTGCCGCCGAGACCCACGGTGACCGGCCTCAGCCCTGCGTACGGCCCGAGCGGGGGCGGCACCGCGGTGACGATCACCGGCTCGGGCTTCCCCGCGGGCGACCCAGGGGCGCTGCGCGTCGACTTCGGCGCCGCGCCGGCGCAGGTGACCTCGGTCGGCGCGAGCTCCGTGACGGTGGTCGCGCCGCCGAGCACGCGCTCACCGAGCGCGGCGAGCTTCGCGGGCGCCGGCCCGGTCGATGTCACCGTGACGGTCCTCGCAAAGGACGCGATCGCGACGAGCGCTCCCGGCCCGGCGGCGACCTACGACTACGTCGCCGAGAGCGGTTCCTCGCCCGTGCCGGTGGTGACGGGGATCGGGCCGAGCGGTGGGAACGTCGCTGGCGGCAACACGGTCGACGTCTTCGGCGCGGGCTTCCTCGTGGGCGGGCCCGTCTCGGTGACCTTCGGCGGTGTTCCGGCGAGCGACGTCCACGTCGTGAGCGACTTCGAGCTCACGGCGACCGTGCCGCCGGAGTCGAGCGCGACGAGCTGCGCCTCGGGCCCCGGCTTCGACCCGGCCACGCTGTGCCAGGTGCAGGTCGTCGTGGCGGGCGCCGGCGGGACGAGCCCGACGGCGCCGATCCTGCCGTCGCTCTCGGGGCCCGTCGTCTTCACACCCGCTGGCGTCGTCGACCCCACGCCCGAGACGGAGGTCGCTCCCGCGGCGACCGAGTACGACTACGCGCCGGCACCTACGATCACCTCGATCTCCCCGAACCCCGCGGACGCGTCGGGGTCCACGCCGGTGACGATCCACGGCAGCGGCTTCGCCTTCAACAGCTTCGAGTGGGTCAACTTCGGCCCGCCGAGCGATCCTTCGAGCGAGCAGCTCCAGATCACCGAGATCTCCTCGAGCACGATCATGATCGACCCGCCGCCGGCGGCCTCCAGCGCGAGCGCGGAGCCGAAGCCGCTGGCAGGAGGCGTCAGCGTGCAGAGCGTCGGGGGCCGGAGCAACGTGGTGCGCTTCGCCTACGCGGGCATCCCCCTCGTCCGCCGGATCGGCGCCTACGGCGGTCCGACGACGGGCGGCACGCTCGTGCGCATCACCGGCTCCGGCCTCGCCCAGGTGCGCGACGTCGCCTTCATCCCCTTCGACGTGACCTCGCCATCGGGCGCGGCGACGAGCTACGACGTGCGGGTGGTCTCCGACCGCTCGATCACGGTCGTCGCGCCGAGCAGCCTGCCGGGCCCCGTGGACGTCGTCCCGTGCAGCCCCACGGGCTGCGCCCGGCGCAACCCGTCGGTCGACACCTTCGTCTACTTCAACCCCGCCTCGCCGAGCCTCGCGGCGGTGCACCCGCGCAGCGGCCCCGCCGCCGGCGGGACGCGCGTCGCGCTGTTCGGGGACAACCTCGACGGCGCCGTCGCGGTCCGTTTCGGGCGCAACCTGGCGCGCCGCCTCGCCGCCGGGTCGGGCTACCCCGACGGCGACCCCTACCTCCTCGTCGTCAGCTCCGCTCCCGGGCGGGCCGGCGCGAGCGTGCCGATCCGCGTCGTGACGCGCGCCGGGCGCACCCTGACGTCGCCCGCGACGACCTTCCGCTACCTGCCGAGCCCGCCGAGCCCGCCCGTCGGCCTTCGCGTCGCGATCGACGGGGACCGGGCGCTCTTGCGCTGGGGGGCCCCGCTCAGCGACGGCGGCTCGCCGATCACCGGCTACGCGGTCTCGGCGAGCGCGCCGGGCGTGCCGGTCCTGCACTGGCGCGTCGGACCCGGTGCCCGCGCCGCCGTGGCGAGCGGGCTCTCGGTGGGGGCGGCGTACACCTTCTCCGTCGCCGCGGTGAACGAGCGGCACGGCGTCGGGCCGGCCGCGAGGCGTGGCCCGGTGGAGGTGCGGTTCTCCGCCGACGGGTACCGGCTCGCGACCTCGGCCGGCGAGGTCGTGGGCTTCGGCAGCCTCCCGGCCCTCGGCGGGCTCGTCGGCTCGCCGCCCGGCGCGCGCGTCGTCGGTATCGCGGCGACGCCGAGCGGCCAGGGCTACTGGCTCGCCACCGCCGGCGGGAACGTCTACGCGTTCGGGGACGCGTCACCGCACGGGGGCCCGGCGGTGCACGTCGCGGGGATCGTCGCCGACGCCGACGGCGGGGGGTACTGGCTCTTCTCGCCTTCGGGCGCCGTCTACGCCTACGGCGACGCCCCCGCCTTCGGCGGTGCGCGCCCCCGGCCTTCCTCCCCCGTCGTGGGCCTCGCGCCCTCCTCGGGCGGGCACGGGTGCTGGCTCCTCGGCGCGAACGGCAGCGTCGAGGCGCTCGGCTCGGCGGTCCGGCTCGGCTCGCCCGTCCTCGGCGCCGGCGACGTCGCGGCGGCCATCGCGGCCACCCCGGACGGGAAGGGGTACTGGGTGGCGACGCGCGCCGGCGCGGTCTACGCCTTCGGCGATGCCCGCAGCTACGGCTCCGCCGCTGGCGTCGCCGACGGACCCGTCGTCGCGCTCGCGGCCACCCCGGACGGCCGCGGCTACTGGCTCGCTACCCGAACCGGCGCCGTCTACGCCTTCGGCGACGCCCGCTACGAGGGGCGGGCCGGCTCGAGCGCGGGGAGCGTGGTGGGGCTGGCGACGAACTAG
- a CDS encoding pyridoxamine 5'-phosphate oxidase family protein — MDTDSGTGSLDELDESECRRLLATKDVGRLAVVADGQPLVVPVNYVLDGDDIVFRSDPGTKLAHSSLDKVAFEVDELDPAVREGWSVLVRGVGREITSALDERSERQRALPLRTWVTGERGHWVRIVASEITGRRLRHSEAPAPPS; from the coding sequence ATGGACACCGACAGCGGCACAGGGAGCCTGGACGAGCTCGACGAGAGCGAGTGCCGCCGCCTGCTCGCGACGAAGGACGTCGGTCGGCTCGCGGTGGTCGCTGACGGCCAGCCGCTCGTCGTCCCGGTCAACTACGTCCTCGACGGAGACGACATCGTCTTCAGGAGCGACCCGGGGACGAAGCTCGCCCACTCGAGCCTCGACAAGGTGGCCTTCGAGGTCGACGAGCTGGATCCGGCGGTCCGCGAAGGCTGGAGCGTCCTCGTGCGCGGCGTGGGCCGCGAGATCACCTCGGCGCTCGACGAGCGCTCGGAGCGCCAGCGCGCCCTCCCGCTGCGCACGTGGGTGACGGGCGAGCGAGGCCACTGGGTGCGGATCGTCGCGAGCGAGATCACCGGGCGGCGTCTCCGGCATTCCGAGGCCCCGGCGCCGCCCTCCTGA
- a CDS encoding site-2 protease family protein — protein MRGSVRVATVAGIPLRVHWSLGLLVVLVLATTPSGGSALAGRAAYVAGLFASVTVHELAHGIVARRRGLVVRDVVLLPIGGVTEVEHLGESARDELRVAIAGPASSLAIGALLAAAAAGAGSALVPPAIFEGAWLPRFAWANLVLGAFNLLPAIPLDGGRILRALLAQKDEERGTVVAARVGEVLAVAMVVAGLLVDLWLVVIGAFVLVGARAERAAAVLRASLHGARVVDLMNLEPAVLDAAATRVEAARALRRAPDGVVFVTEAGRYLGTLTERALERSDAEHAGGAADRDAPVLEATAELYPDAAEALARSRLPALAVVSDGEIVGALRADDLDRLVRRQARAGARR, from the coding sequence ATGAGAGGTTCGGTCCGCGTCGCGACGGTGGCCGGCATCCCCCTGCGCGTCCACTGGAGCCTCGGCCTCCTCGTGGTCCTCGTCCTCGCCACGACTCCCTCGGGCGGCAGCGCGCTAGCCGGGCGCGCCGCCTACGTCGCGGGCCTGTTCGCCTCGGTGACCGTCCACGAGCTCGCCCACGGGATCGTGGCTCGCCGGCGCGGCCTCGTGGTACGCGACGTCGTGCTGCTCCCGATCGGCGGCGTCACCGAGGTCGAGCACCTCGGTGAGTCCGCGCGCGACGAGCTGCGCGTCGCGATCGCCGGGCCGGCCTCGTCGCTCGCGATCGGCGCGCTCCTCGCGGCGGCCGCGGCCGGCGCGGGCTCGGCGCTCGTGCCGCCGGCCATCTTCGAAGGTGCCTGGCTGCCTCGCTTCGCCTGGGCGAACCTCGTGCTCGGCGCGTTCAACCTCCTCCCCGCGATCCCCCTCGACGGCGGGCGCATCCTGCGCGCGCTCCTCGCCCAGAAGGACGAGGAGCGCGGGACGGTCGTCGCCGCGCGCGTCGGCGAGGTGCTCGCCGTCGCGATGGTCGTCGCGGGGCTGCTCGTCGACCTCTGGCTCGTCGTCATCGGCGCCTTCGTCCTCGTGGGCGCTCGCGCCGAGCGGGCCGCCGCCGTGCTGCGCGCCTCGCTGCACGGCGCGCGCGTCGTCGACCTCATGAACCTCGAGCCCGCCGTCCTCGACGCCGCCGCCACGCGGGTCGAGGCCGCGCGAGCCCTGCGCCGCGCGCCGGATGGCGTCGTCTTCGTCACCGAGGCCGGCCGCTACCTCGGCACCCTCACCGAGCGGGCGCTCGAGCGCAGCGACGCCGAGCACGCGGGCGGCGCCGCCGACCGCGACGCGCCCGTTCTCGAGGCGACGGCCGAGCTCTACCCGGACGCGGCCGAGGCGCTGGCGCGCTCCCGCCTGCCCGCCCTCGCCGTCGTGTCCGACGGCGAGATCGTCGGCGCACTGCGTGCCGACGACCTCGACCGCCTCGTCCGCCGACAGGCTCGCGCCGGCGCCCGCCGCTGA
- a CDS encoding universal stress protein, which translates to MYEILAAIDGSLASDRALEATVELARATGGHVHVVHVRELATVGAYGAVYRSEPEEAERLVQGYVERLRAAGVEADGAPRDATHPEVARDIVEAAREHDASVIVVGSRGRGDIGSIALGSVSHDLLRRADRPVLVVTARCARGPGDGQRSA; encoded by the coding sequence ATGTACGAGATCCTCGCAGCGATCGACGGCTCGCTCGCATCCGACCGGGCCCTCGAGGCGACCGTCGAGCTCGCGAGGGCGACGGGCGGGCACGTGCACGTCGTGCACGTGCGCGAGCTCGCCACCGTCGGCGCCTACGGCGCCGTCTACCGGTCCGAGCCCGAGGAGGCGGAGCGCCTCGTCCAGGGCTACGTGGAGCGCCTGCGCGCCGCAGGCGTCGAGGCCGACGGAGCGCCTCGCGACGCCACGCACCCCGAGGTGGCGCGTGACATCGTCGAAGCCGCCCGGGAGCACGACGCGTCGGTGATCGTGGTCGGCTCGCGCGGCAGGGGCGACATCGGCTCGATCGCCCTCGGGAGCGTCTCCCACGACCTGCTGCGGCGCGCCGACCGCCCGGTGCTCGTCGTCACCGCGCGCTGCGCGCGAGGCCCGGGCGACGGCCAGCGCTCGGCCTAG
- a CDS encoding heavy metal translocating P-type ATPase, producing MSRVRAGAGEVRVEGRPPAGGRALGAGTGRPWRSGALARDGALLATSAGTIAAGVGARLAGAAGASDALFAACALLALAVTAGAVAAQAWRRRIGVDVLAVLALVGTLAVRELAAGAVVGLMVATGRVLEARASERAARDLRHLLEGAPLVAHRYEGGALVEVDPGAVEPGDLLLVKPGEVVPVDGRVASSEAAVDASSITGEPLPVALARGEVVASGSVNVGGAFDLRAVASMEASTFAAIVRLVRRAVDERPPAARLADRLAAGFVPLALALAGGAWAASGSATRAVAVIVVATPCPLLLAVPVAIVSGLSTAARRGVIVKGGGVLERLAQTRVVVLDKTGTVTRGAPRVREVVTAPGTDEGEVLRLAASLEQHSAHLLASAVVREASARGIALEWPGAVEESVAGGVAGEIGGRRVRVGRLSWLGATEDASWVRAVRRRIALEGALSVFVEVDGRLAGAVVLDDPLRPDAARSIRALRELGVSRVVMATGDREPAAEAVGAVLGVDEVLAERSPEEKVAAIGVERAAGTTVMVGDGVNDAPALAAADVGVALGGRGASASSDAADVVLTLDRLDGLVATLRVARRARRIALESAAVGMALSLVAMVAAALGRLPPLAGAILQEGIDVVAIANALRAAFGERPARGLVGPPAELARRLEGEHRQLADRLARGRALADSLGTLAPEVARAELRALCEFLERELLPHERLEEEKLYPAVARVLGGRDPTGPMSRSHVEIAHLARLLAGLSGELDQGGPDDEQQRELARLLYGLDALVRLHNAQEEEAYFSLASTDGAPAADRVGSEA from the coding sequence GTGAGTCGCGTGCGTGCCGGGGCCGGTGAGGTCCGGGTGGAGGGGCGTCCTCCGGCCGGCGGGCGCGCCCTCGGCGCCGGAACGGGGCGCCCCTGGCGTTCGGGCGCCCTCGCGCGCGACGGCGCGCTCCTCGCCACCTCGGCCGGAACGATCGCGGCCGGCGTCGGCGCGCGCCTGGCAGGGGCGGCCGGCGCCTCGGACGCGCTCTTCGCTGCCTGTGCCCTGCTCGCGCTGGCGGTGACGGCCGGGGCCGTCGCCGCCCAGGCCTGGCGGCGGCGGATCGGCGTCGACGTACTCGCCGTCCTGGCGCTCGTCGGCACGCTCGCGGTGCGCGAGCTCGCCGCTGGCGCGGTCGTCGGGCTCATGGTCGCGACGGGGCGGGTCCTCGAGGCTCGTGCCAGCGAGCGCGCGGCGCGCGACCTGCGGCACCTGCTCGAGGGCGCCCCCCTCGTCGCGCACCGCTACGAGGGGGGCGCCCTCGTCGAGGTGGACCCCGGGGCCGTCGAGCCAGGGGACCTCCTGCTCGTCAAGCCTGGGGAGGTCGTCCCCGTCGACGGTCGCGTGGCGTCGAGCGAAGCCGCCGTCGACGCCTCCTCGATCACCGGTGAGCCCCTCCCCGTTGCCCTTGCCCGGGGGGAGGTCGTCGCGAGTGGCTCGGTCAACGTGGGCGGCGCCTTCGACCTGCGTGCGGTGGCCTCGATGGAGGCGAGCACCTTCGCCGCGATCGTCCGCCTGGTGCGGCGCGCCGTCGACGAGCGCCCGCCGGCCGCCCGCCTCGCCGACCGTCTCGCGGCAGGCTTCGTGCCGCTCGCGCTCGCGCTCGCTGGCGGCGCCTGGGCGGCGAGCGGGTCCGCGACGCGCGCCGTGGCCGTCATCGTCGTGGCGACGCCGTGCCCGCTCCTGCTCGCCGTCCCCGTCGCGATCGTCTCGGGCCTGTCGACGGCCGCGCGCCGCGGGGTGATCGTGAAGGGCGGCGGCGTGCTCGAGCGCCTGGCGCAGACCCGGGTCGTCGTGCTCGACAAGACCGGGACGGTGACGCGCGGAGCGCCGCGCGTGCGCGAGGTCGTGACCGCGCCCGGGACGGACGAGGGCGAGGTGCTGCGCCTCGCCGCCTCGCTCGAGCAGCACTCGGCCCACCTGCTCGCCTCCGCCGTGGTGCGCGAGGCGTCCGCACGGGGCATCGCGCTCGAGTGGCCGGGCGCCGTCGAGGAGTCCGTCGCGGGCGGCGTCGCAGGCGAGATCGGCGGTCGCCGTGTCCGCGTCGGGCGGCTGTCCTGGTTGGGTGCCACCGAGGACGCCTCGTGGGTGCGCGCCGTTCGCCGGCGGATCGCGCTCGAGGGGGCGCTGTCGGTGTTCGTCGAGGTCGACGGCCGCCTCGCTGGGGCGGTCGTGCTCGACGACCCGCTGCGTCCGGACGCGGCGCGCTCGATTCGCGCGCTGCGCGAGCTCGGCGTGTCGCGGGTGGTGATGGCGACCGGCGACCGCGAGCCGGCGGCCGAGGCCGTCGGGGCCGTGCTCGGCGTCGACGAGGTGCTCGCCGAGCGCAGCCCCGAGGAGAAGGTCGCTGCGATTGGGGTCGAGCGGGCCGCCGGGACCACGGTGATGGTCGGCGACGGCGTGAACGACGCTCCGGCGCTCGCGGCGGCTGACGTCGGCGTCGCGCTGGGCGGGCGCGGGGCGTCCGCCTCGTCGGACGCCGCGGACGTCGTCCTCACCCTCGACCGCCTCGACGGCCTCGTGGCGACGCTGCGCGTCGCGCGCCGGGCACGTCGCATCGCGCTCGAGAGCGCCGCCGTCGGCATGGCGCTGTCGCTGGTCGCGATGGTCGCGGCGGCGCTCGGCCGGCTGCCCCCGCTGGCCGGGGCGATCCTCCAGGAGGGGATCGACGTGGTCGCGATCGCCAACGCCCTGCGCGCCGCCTTCGGCGAGCGCCCAGCGCGCGGCCTCGTGGGCCCGCCGGCCGAGCTCGCCCGGCGCCTCGAGGGCGAGCACCGCCAGCTCGCCGACCGCCTCGCGCGCGGGCGGGCGCTCGCCGACTCGCTCGGCACGCTGGCGCCCGAGGTGGCGCGGGCCGAGCTGCGCGCGCTGTGCGAGTTCCTCGAGCGCGAGCTCTTGCCCCACGAGCGCCTGGAGGAGGAGAAGCTCTACCCGGCGGTCGCGCGCGTGCTCGGCGGCCGGGACCCGACCGGGCCGATGAGCCGCTCCCACGTCGAGATCGCCCACCTCGCCCGCCTCCTCGCCGGCCTCTCCGGCGAGCTCGACCAGGGCGGTCCCGACGACGAGCAGCAGCGCGAGCTCGCGCGCCTGCTCTACGGGCTCGACGCGCTCGTCCGCCTGCACAACGCCCAGGAGGAGGAGGCCTACTTCTCGCTCGCGAGCACTGACGGGGCGCCGGCGGCCGACCGCGTGGGCAGCGAGGCCTAG